A region of Antedon mediterranea chromosome 8, ecAntMedi1.1, whole genome shotgun sequence DNA encodes the following proteins:
- the LOC140056983 gene encoding 15-hydroxyprostaglandin dehydrogenase [NAD(+)]-like gives MNVAGKVALISGAAEGLGKAFTIKLLKKQAKAVGILDIQQEMGEVTKKQLNSEYGEDKVHFIKCDVTDKVQLEEAFGNVKDRFGQIDLVCNNAGIANESKWEKMLEINLTAVMRGSLLAQKYMDQENGGSGGVLVNVASMAGIEPVPFSPAYAASKHGVIGLSRSLATNPLFVSNGIRVNALCPAFARTAILYGNEPYGFTKEHLASIMKKFKILPVSIVAEAFMKLVEEDRNGHVMRVTGSKGIDLQTYKTAPL, from the exons ATGAATGTTGCTGGTAAAGTAGCTTTAATATCTGGTGCCGCAGAGGGTCTAGGAAAGGCATTCACaataaaattattgaaaaaacaaGCTAAG gCGGTAGGAATTTTAGATATTCAACAAGAAATGGGAGAAGTGACTAAAAAACAGCTGAACAGCGAATACGGAGAGGATAAAGTGCATTTTATAAAATGTGACGTCACAGACAAGGTTCAATTAGAAG AAGCTTTCGGTAACGTCAAGGACCGATTCGGACAAATTGATTTGGTGTGTAACAATGCTGGAATTGCTAATGAGTCAAAATGGGAGAAAATGCTCGAAATTAATCTG ACAGCCGTTATGCGTGGGAGTTTGCTAGCACAGAAATATATGGATCAAGAAAATGGCGGATCCGGAGGCGTTCTTGTAAATGTAGCATCGATGGCTG GAATAGAACCAGTGCCGTTCTCGCCCGCTTATGCGGCAAGCAAACATGGAGTTATAGGATTGAGTAGATCGTTAgcg ACTAACCCTTTGTTTGTGTCCAATGGTATTCGTGTGAACGCACTCTGTCCAGCCTTTGCTCGAACTGCTATTCTGTATGGTAATGAACCGTACGGTTTTACAAAGGAACACCTAGCCTCAATtatgaaaaagtttaaaatattacc ggtATCTATTGTGGCAGAGGCATTTATGAAATTGGTTGAAGAAGACCGAAATGGCCATGTCATGCGCGTAACAGGTTCTAAGGGTATTGACCTCCAAACTTATAAGACAGCGCCACTATAA